A stretch of the Lolium perenne isolate Kyuss_39 chromosome 3, Kyuss_2.0, whole genome shotgun sequence genome encodes the following:
- the LOC127341441 gene encoding probable 3-beta-hydroxysteroid-Delta(8),Delta(7)-isomerase produces the protein MGAHPYLPAGLDLPGYVPLRLSQLEIVGPYLGASLFVLAAVWLLSGRCGRLSKADRLLMCWWAFTGLTHLLIEGPFVFTPDFFTKSNPNFFDEVWKEYSKGDSRYVARDTATVTVEAITVVLEGPASLLAVYAIASRKSYSYILQFTVCLGQLYGCIVYFATAYLDGFNFWASPFYFWAYFIGANSSWVVIPLLIARRSWKKICVAIHQAEKVKTK, from the exons ATGGGAGCGCACCCTTACTTGCCGGCGGGCCTGGACCTCCCGGGCTACGTGCCGCTGCGCCTGTCGCAGCTCGAGATCGTCGGGCCCTACCTCGGCGCCTCCCTCTTCGTCCTCGCCGCCGTCTGGCTCCTCTCCG GGAGGTGCGGCAGGCTGTCCAAGGCCGACCGGCTGCTCATGTGCTGGTGGGCGTTCACCGGCCTCACCCACCTGCTCATCGAGGGGCCCTTCGTCTTCACCCCAGATTTCTTCACCAAGAGCAACCCCAATTTCTTCGACGAAGTCT GGAAGGAGTACAGCAAGGGTGACTCCAGGTACGTCGCCAGggacaccgccaccgtcaccgtcgAAGCAATCACCGTTGTGCTAGAAGGGCCCGCATCGCTGCTCGCAGT CTATGCTATTGCATCACGGAAGTCATACAGCTATATCCTCCAATTTACTGTTTGTCTGGGTCAGCTCTATGGATGCATTGTCTACTTCGCTACGGCCTACTTGGATGGCTTCAACTTTTGGGCCAGTCCATTCTACTTCTGGGCATATTTCATCGGCGCAAACAGTTCATGGGTTGTGATACCATTACTGATCGCCAGAAGGAGCTGGAAGAAGATCTGCGTAGCGATTCATCAAGCTGAGAAGGTGAAGACTAAGTAG
- the LOC127341442 gene encoding uncharacterized protein — protein MAEPSPSYSSSHGKRKRACSPNDNASSSPGRTKNSTSLEDNLIFTDTLIALQLMRAQFPKLEKVVTQPFILQSQLYSSVKDRTQVDRDLESLKKDRVLRVFKLSTGQDDHAIMFMDDYLRQMEFAIRRSTGKKQDGSEVFEWFEKYVLHSKLDVSVNHLELCSLLSCGGDAKDKHITVLMNAGLLTRQLIDPNMYWFSIPSIGPILKGLSQGRKEVLSLLNRRKYKEMLVSSLEKTRLRSSPLDVRFHLRDLIGSGHIKTVQTPTGLLARVSTD, from the exons ATGGCGGAACCATCACCATCATATTCATCATCTCATGGGAAAAGGAAGCGAGCATGCTCTCCTAATGACAATGCCAGTAGTTCACCAGgcagaaccaaaaacagcacaagccTTG AGGACAACCTTATATTCACTGATACGTTGATAGCTCTACAATTGATGCGCGCACAATTCCCAAAGCTAGAgaag GTTGTGACACAGCCATTCATTTTGCAATCGCAATTGTATAGCAGCGTGAAGGACAGGACTCAAGTTGATAGAGATTTGGAG TCACTGAAGAAAGACAGAGTACTCCGAGTATTCAAACTCAGTACTGGTCAGGATGACCATGCTATCATGTTCATGGATGATTATCTAAGACAG ATGGAGTTTGCTATCAGGAGGTCAACGGGTAAAAAACAAGATGGTAGTGAAGTGTTTGAGTGGTTTGAGAAATATGTTCTGCATTCGAAATTGGATGTTAGCGTAAATCACCTAGAGCTG TGTTCACTGTTATCATGTGGGGGTGATGCAAAAGATAAACATATCACAGTGTTGATGAATGCTGGCCTCCTA ACGCGCCAGCTAATAGATCCAAACATGTACTGGTTTTCTATTCCAAGTattggtccaatcttgaaaggccTATCCCAG GGGAGGAAGGAAGTTCTTTCATTACTGAACCGTCGGAAGTACAAGGAGATGCTAGTGTCTTCACTGGAGAAGACGAGGTTGAGGTCATCGCCTCTAGACGTGCGGTTCCACCTCCGCGATCTTATCGGGTCTGGTCACATAAAGACGGTTCAGACACCCACCGGCTTACTTGCTCGTGTATCAACAGATTGA